The Desulforegulaceae bacterium genome includes a window with the following:
- the cyaB gene encoding class IV adenylate cyclase has protein sequence MPLIEIEVKFYIKNYEKIIKKIKEYSDKHNESSLEKNTLFDTKNHFLKKSNKILRLRTYLGKTILTFKQPSLETSPEFKKLEESEVFVNSFDEMKYILSNSGFIKTQIYEKQRQIFSKGELEICVDRLPFGDFIELEGTENEIKTAVQALGFDWNKKILPDYISIFEKIKKENDLLFNDITFKNFKEVEPKDFSDKILSFCL, from the coding sequence ATGCCATTAATTGAAATTGAAGTCAAATTTTATATTAAAAACTATGAAAAAATTATAAAAAAAATCAAAGAATACTCTGATAAACATAACGAAAGCAGTCTGGAAAAGAATACCTTATTTGATACAAAAAATCATTTTTTAAAAAAAAGTAATAAAATCCTAAGGCTTAGAACATATCTTGGAAAAACAATCCTGACTTTTAAGCAGCCTTCCCTAGAAACTTCCCCAGAATTCAAAAAACTTGAGGAATCTGAAGTTTTTGTAAATTCATTTGATGAAATGAAATATATTTTATCTAACTCCGGATTCATAAAAACACAAATATATGAAAAACAAAGACAAATTTTTTCAAAAGGAGAGCTTGAAATCTGTGTTGACCGGCTTCCTTTTGGTGATTTTATTGAGCTTGAAGGAACCGAAAATGAAATAAAAACGGCTGTCCAAGCCCTTGGATTTGATTGGAATAAAAAAATACTGCCTGATTATATATCTATTTTTGAAAAAATAAAAAAAGAAAATGACCTCTTATTTAATGATATAACTTTCAAAAACTTCAAGGAAGTTGAACCAAAAGATTTTTCTGATAAAATTTTGAGCTTTTGTTTATAA
- a CDS encoding polymer-forming cytoskeletal protein, whose translation MAAKTKNLSIIDNDLRVEGDLSSEGKLVIKGVVKGTIAGESIIIAEEGQVYSDMEVNDVTIGGVYEGNVKAKGKVVVLSSGKCTGTVTCNDLIVESGGIINAEITCTRDDGFVQGRQNSAKESSAKIKWLKKKPNEPSKKEEKEEKVL comes from the coding sequence GTGGCTGCTAAAACAAAAAACCTTTCAATTATAGATAATGATCTAAGGGTTGAAGGGGATCTTTCTTCGGAAGGAAAGCTTGTGATAAAAGGTGTAGTTAAAGGAACCATTGCAGGCGAATCTATTATTATAGCAGAGGAAGGACAGGTTTACTCTGATATGGAAGTAAATGATGTGACAATTGGAGGCGTTTATGAGGGAAATGTTAAGGCTAAGGGGAAAGTGGTGGTTCTTTCTTCAGGTAAATGTACAGGTACAGTAACTTGCAATGACCTTATCGTTGAAAGCGGGGGCATAATTAATGCTGAAATAACTTGTACAAGAGATGACGGATTTGTTCAGGGAAGACAAAATTCAGCAAAGGAAAGCTCTGCTAAAATCAAATGGCTTAAAAAAAAACCTAATGAGCCATCTAAAAAAGAAGAAAAAGAAGAAAAAGTTTTATAA
- a CDS encoding M14/M99 family metallopeptidase: MKAKFILYVFLIAFVSTSGLALENWPMKSNRKEHIVYFENTDYELHVYKIYGEKKSNTLMIIGGIQGDEPGGYLTADSYADISLEKGSLILVPRANLPSILVQKRSVNVDMNRKFADEDARVYEGKIVKILKELISQSDCLLNLHEGSGFFYPQWIDEMKNPMRYGQSIIVDFESINLENGKKVSLLQTAENVIKKINEKIEDPKLYFRFNNHRTSENDSRHKEQRKSATYFAVTKCQIPGFGIEVSKSLPLIQKIKHHQYAINAFFEEFEIIPRMPRLSFEKSELKYLVISINNQTPIVLGNEETLYLEKGSVIKIAHVEANYSRGLTVDVMDCGGKNDIRKEIVIEKDTRISAKKDYESCGSVYLKVVDKQNGSFFSVSEKKIKEKYFYFKIRINGHRIVSVANKGALKVNKGDFLEVIDVDSGMYDPGSLEVNIKGYVNDAFNNTGEDRGYIVDTSKDFWSKYSIDGKGFKYPIKASKGNLVVGEMIIEIEEESEKILLIESEGGRLIGVKNNEEIYIKDIDKCFLNSVAGVSRSDFESGFYYLEAQGRKILDLNSKTAVGKLFDPGSKALLITLFAEFKNKKEKISHFKIRIKEN, translated from the coding sequence ATGAAAGCTAAGTTTATTTTATATGTTTTTTTAATTGCTTTTGTCTCAACTTCTGGACTTGCTTTGGAAAATTGGCCCATGAAAAGCAATAGAAAAGAACATATAGTTTATTTTGAAAACACTGATTATGAGCTTCATGTATATAAAATATATGGTGAGAAAAAAAGCAATACTCTTATGATCATAGGAGGGATCCAAGGCGATGAACCAGGAGGTTATTTAACTGCTGATTCCTATGCTGATATTTCTCTTGAAAAAGGTTCACTTATCCTTGTTCCAAGGGCTAATTTACCTTCAATTCTTGTTCAAAAAAGAAGTGTAAATGTGGATATGAACAGAAAGTTTGCGGATGAAGATGCAAGAGTTTATGAAGGTAAAATTGTAAAAATTTTAAAAGAACTGATATCTCAAAGCGATTGTCTTTTAAATCTTCATGAGGGTTCAGGCTTTTTTTATCCTCAATGGATTGATGAAATGAAAAATCCCATGAGATATGGACAATCAATTATTGTTGATTTTGAAAGCATTAATCTTGAAAACGGAAAAAAAGTAAGCCTACTTCAAACTGCAGAAAATGTTATAAAAAAAATAAACGAAAAAATTGAAGATCCAAAGCTTTACTTCAGGTTTAACAATCATAGAACTTCTGAAAATGACTCAAGGCATAAAGAGCAAAGAAAGTCTGCAACTTATTTTGCAGTTACAAAGTGCCAGATTCCCGGGTTTGGGATAGAGGTGAGTAAATCTTTGCCTCTGATTCAGAAAATAAAGCACCATCAGTATGCGATAAATGCTTTTTTTGAAGAGTTTGAAATCATTCCCAGGATGCCCAGGCTCAGTTTTGAAAAGTCCGAGCTTAAATATCTGGTTATTTCAATAAATAATCAGACCCCTATTGTTCTTGGGAATGAGGAAACTCTTTATCTTGAAAAGGGCTCAGTAATAAAAATAGCCCATGTTGAGGCAAATTATTCAAGGGGACTTACTGTTGATGTGATGGACTGCGGGGGCAAAAATGACATAAGAAAAGAAATTGTTATTGAAAAAGACACAAGAATTTCAGCAAAAAAAGACTATGAATCCTGTGGCTCAGTTTACCTCAAAGTTGTTGATAAACAGAATGGTAGTTTTTTTTCAGTTTCAGAAAAAAAGATTAAAGAAAAATATTTTTATTTTAAAATAAGAATTAACGGTCACAGGATTGTTTCTGTGGCAAATAAGGGAGCTTTAAAGGTAAATAAAGGGGACTTTCTAGAAGTTATTGATGTTGATTCAGGAATGTATGATCCAGGAAGTCTTGAAGTTAATATCAAGGGATATGTAAATGATGCTTTTAATAATACAGGAGAAGACAGAGGTTATATTGTTGATACTTCAAAGGATTTTTGGAGCAAGTACTCCATTGATGGAAAAGGCTTTAAGTATCCGATAAAAGCATCTAAAGGAAATCTTGTTGTTGGTGAAATGATAATTGAAATTGAAGAGGAGTCGGAAAAAATTCTTCTGATTGAATCAGAAGGAGGGAGGCTTATTGGAGTTAAAAACAATGAGGAAATTTATATTAAAGACATTGATAAATGTTTTCTAAATTCTGTTGCCGGAGTTAGTCGCTCAGATTTTGAAAGCGGGTTTTACTATCTTGAAGCCCAGGGCCGTAAAATTTTAGATTTAAATTCAAAAACAGCCGTTGGAAAATTGTTTGATCCGGGAAGCAAGGCCCTTCTAATAACCCTTTTTGCAGAATTTAAGAACAAAAAAGAAAAAATATCTCATTTTAAAATAAGAATAAAGGAGAATTAG
- a CDS encoding L,D-transpeptidase family protein, with the protein MFFINKSFFIRVFLFVFLMPFNSYSGQNRLFPLDVVYSDVEELKIILVDKESQKLFLIENKKGVFESKMELKCSTGKNKGDKLLEGDSKTPEGVYTITGHFTKRHLSPVYGTRALTLDYPNYLDKAKGKNGYNIWIHGTDKEPLEERTTNGCVALANGDIDILSDYVEVDKTPVVIAEKTEFMGEESDYLKRKENFKVFFDSWIESAGEGSYHDYLRFYSKDYLPDLSWWEDWQKLKKAFKSISIKKKNLNIFRENDGLYTFWFDFFIEAEEVKSNILKRKLFVKSEKEGLKIIGDVYFEDSEDIVTAGRKIKDKVLYEKDIEELVGVWARAWSDKDIIAYGNCYSSDFYSEGMNKKKWLKYKDRLNKKYDYIKVEASNIQIEKKGRTVKAVFFQTYESSGFSTKGIKILMLKKEEGQWKIFKEIWKGNG; encoded by the coding sequence ATGTTTTTTATAAATAAAAGTTTTTTTATCCGTGTTTTTTTGTTTGTTTTTTTAATGCCTTTTAATTCTTATTCTGGCCAAAATCGGCTTTTTCCTCTTGATGTTGTTTACTCAGATGTGGAAGAATTAAAAATTATTTTGGTAGACAAGGAAAGTCAAAAACTTTTTTTGATAGAAAATAAAAAGGGGGTTTTTGAATCAAAAATGGAGCTTAAATGTTCCACTGGAAAAAACAAAGGAGATAAGCTGCTGGAAGGAGACTCAAAAACTCCCGAAGGTGTGTATACAATAACAGGACATTTTACAAAAAGACACCTTTCTCCGGTTTATGGAACCAGGGCTTTGACCCTTGATTATCCCAATTATCTTGATAAGGCCAAGGGAAAAAATGGCTATAATATCTGGATCCACGGAACAGATAAGGAGCCTCTTGAAGAAAGAACTACCAATGGTTGTGTTGCCCTTGCAAATGGCGATATTGATATTCTTTCTGATTACGTAGAAGTTGATAAAACCCCTGTAGTCATAGCAGAAAAAACAGAGTTTATGGGTGAGGAATCGGATTATTTGAAGAGGAAAGAAAATTTTAAAGTTTTTTTTGATTCCTGGATTGAGTCAGCTGGAGAGGGCAGTTATCATGATTACCTGAGATTTTATTCAAAAGATTATCTACCTGATCTTTCATGGTGGGAAGACTGGCAAAAGTTAAAAAAGGCTTTTAAATCAATTTCGATTAAGAAAAAAAATCTGAATATATTTAGAGAAAATGATGGTCTCTATACTTTTTGGTTTGATTTTTTTATTGAAGCTGAGGAAGTCAAAAGTAATATTTTAAAGCGAAAATTATTTGTAAAATCAGAAAAAGAAGGGCTTAAAATAATAGGGGATGTTTATTTTGAAGACTCTGAAGATATTGTAACAGCCGGTAGAAAAATCAAGGATAAAGTTTTATATGAAAAAGATATAGAAGAGCTTGTTGGTGTTTGGGCAAGAGCCTGGTCAGATAAAGATATAATAGCCTACGGGAATTGTTATTCTTCAGATTTTTATTCTGAAGGAATGAATAAGAAAAAATGGCTTAAATATAAGGACAGGCTAAATAAAAAATATGATTATATAAAAGTTGAGGCAAGCAATATCCAAATTGAAAAAAAAGGCAGAACTGTTAAAGCGGTTTTTTTCCAAACTTACGAGTCTAGCGGATTCAGCACAAAGGGAATTAAAATATTGATGTTGAAAAAAGAAGAGGGGCAATGGAAAATTTTCAAAGAGATCTGGAAAGGAAACGGGTGA
- a CDS encoding SAM-dependent chlorinase/fluorinase — MINPLVLVTDFGTKDPYSAVVKGVLLSINKKFNIIDATHEISSGNIAEASRFLNSIISWYPEGSVFICVVDPGVGSERKILVLKSLNRIITAPDNGVVSDLVKKHGIQELYFASKKHFISKATFDGRDIFAPLGAALAEKGTNLSFLEKAVPENIVLKDFYPAPKSGEDLISGEIVNIDKYGNLITNISKNCALRAFRSFEDTRVYLGEQKLGSIVYTYSSSAEGKLITLWNSSDFLEIACVNKSAEKKLGNKVKDKVFLKSVFYKK, encoded by the coding sequence ATGATTAATCCATTAGTTCTTGTAACAGATTTCGGCACCAAAGATCCCTATAGTGCAGTTGTTAAAGGGGTTCTTTTATCAATAAATAAAAAATTCAATATAATTGACGCTACCCATGAAATTTCATCAGGCAATATTGCTGAAGCATCCAGATTTTTAAATTCTATAATAAGCTGGTATCCTGAAGGCAGTGTTTTTATCTGTGTAGTTGACCCTGGAGTTGGTTCTGAAAGAAAAATCCTTGTTTTAAAATCTTTAAACAGGATAATCACAGCTCCTGATAATGGAGTTGTTTCTGATTTGGTTAAAAAACATGGAATTCAAGAATTATATTTCGCCTCCAAAAAACATTTTATTTCCAAGGCTACTTTTGATGGAAGGGATATTTTTGCTCCTCTTGGTGCTGCTCTTGCTGAAAAAGGAACGAATCTTTCTTTTCTTGAAAAAGCAGTTCCAGAAAATATTGTTTTAAAAGATTTTTATCCGGCTCCAAAATCAGGGGAGGATTTAATCTCAGGTGAAATTGTAAATATAGACAAATACGGTAATCTTATAACAAATATTTCAAAAAACTGTGCTTTAAGGGCTTTTAGATCTTTTGAAGATACTAGGGTGTATTTGGGGGAGCAAAAACTTGGAAGTATTGTTTACACTTATTCTTCATCGGCTGAAGGTAAATTGATTACCTTGTGGAACAGCAGTGATTTTTTGGAAATTGCCTGTGTAAATAAAAGTGCTGAGAAAAAACTGGGAAATAAAGTAAAGGATAAAGTTTTTCTTAAATCAGTTTTTTATAAAAAATAG
- the ruvB gene encoding Holliday junction branch migration DNA helicase RuvB, translating to MTSEGLKFFEKTADADELLSPEENRYDFLPDAGDLRPKSLKEYIGQENTVKTLEIAIMASRKRNEPIEHILLHGPPGLGKTTLASIIANELNVNFLMTSGPSLEKGGDLVGILTNLNDGDILFIDEIHRLPKIIEELLYSAMEDFAIDFVLDKGIHARTHRFRLNRFTLIGATTRPGLLSAPLRDRFGIFKALDFYNTDDLLVIIKRSAKILGEEIYNDSGKILAMRSRGTPRIANRLLRRVRDYASVKGDGVLSAQVVEKALNLEGIDSMGLTGLDRKYLRTLIDFYNGGPAGIEAIAAALQEETDTLVDVVEPYLLKEGFVLRTSSGRKASSLSYYHLGIEKDDD from the coding sequence ATGACAAGTGAAGGACTCAAATTTTTTGAAAAAACTGCAGACGCCGATGAGCTTTTGTCACCAGAAGAAAATAGATACGATTTTCTTCCGGATGCAGGAGATTTGAGGCCAAAATCTCTAAAAGAATATATAGGTCAGGAAAACACTGTAAAAACACTTGAAATTGCCATAATGGCAAGTAGAAAAAGAAATGAGCCTATTGAACATATCCTTCTTCATGGTCCTCCTGGACTTGGGAAAACCACTCTTGCCTCAATAATTGCCAATGAACTCAATGTTAATTTTTTAATGACATCTGGGCCTTCGCTTGAAAAAGGGGGGGATCTGGTAGGTATTTTAACTAATCTTAATGATGGGGATATCTTGTTTATAGATGAGATTCACAGGCTTCCAAAAATTATTGAAGAACTTCTTTATTCTGCCATGGAAGATTTTGCCATAGATTTTGTTTTAGATAAAGGCATTCATGCAAGAACCCACAGGTTCAGACTCAATAGATTCACTCTCATAGGTGCAACAACAAGGCCAGGTCTTTTATCAGCCCCTTTAAGGGATAGATTTGGGATATTCAAGGCACTTGATTTTTACAATACTGACGATCTTCTTGTAATTATAAAAAGATCTGCAAAAATACTTGGAGAGGAAATTTATAATGATTCAGGAAAAATTCTTGCGATGCGTTCCAGGGGAACTCCAAGAATTGCCAATCGTCTTTTAAGAAGGGTAAGGGATTATGCTTCTGTCAAGGGAGACGGGGTTTTGTCTGCTCAGGTGGTTGAAAAAGCATTGAATTTAGAAGGCATAGACTCAATGGGACTTACAGGGCTGGACAGAAAGTACTTAAGGACTTTGATTGATTTTTACAATGGAGGTCCGGCAGGCATTGAAGCCATAGCAGCGGCTCTTCAGGAAGAAACAGATACTCTTGTTGATGTGGTTGAGCCTTACCTTTTAAAGGAAGGGTTTGTTTTAAGAACATCCAGCGGAAGGAAGGCTTCTTCCCTTTCCTATTATCATTTGGGCATTGAAAAGGATGATGATTAA
- the ruvA gene encoding Holliday junction branch migration protein RuvA, which produces MIAYIEGEVFRNSDEGLILLVNNIGYEILLPEITAKSFKKYKKKDFVSLFIYYHQTERQPVPVLIGFENEKDKSFFKKFITVEDIGVVKAVKALTIPVEEIIAAIETEDHKILISLKGIGKRTAAKIIATLKGKFEEAEIQELKIKGKQKISSGPNDLIEAVRSVMVGQLGHHPRDAEKLIKDAMKRNPKAVEFEELIEEIYKKDGRGNKK; this is translated from the coding sequence GTGATTGCATATATTGAAGGAGAGGTTTTCAGAAATTCGGATGAAGGGCTTATTCTTTTAGTTAATAATATTGGTTATGAAATTCTTCTTCCCGAAATAACAGCAAAATCGTTTAAAAAATATAAAAAAAAAGACTTTGTTTCCCTTTTTATTTATTATCATCAGACAGAAAGGCAGCCTGTTCCGGTTTTGATTGGATTTGAAAATGAAAAGGATAAAAGTTTTTTTAAAAAATTTATCACTGTTGAAGATATAGGGGTTGTTAAGGCAGTAAAGGCTTTAACCATACCAGTTGAAGAAATTATAGCCGCCATAGAAACAGAAGATCATAAAATTTTAATTTCTCTTAAAGGAATTGGAAAAAGAACTGCTGCAAAAATAATTGCAACCTTGAAAGGCAAGTTTGAAGAAGCAGAAATTCAGGAATTAAAGATAAAAGGCAAACAAAAAATTTCATCAGGGCCAAATGATTTGATTGAGGCTGTAAGATCCGTTATGGTCGGGCAGTTAGGACATCACCCTAGAGATGCTGAAAAACTTATAAAAGATGCTATGAAAAGAAACCCAAAAGCAGTTGAGTTTGAGGAATTGATTGAGGAAATCTATAAAAAAGACGGCAGGGGAAATAAAAAATGA
- a CDS encoding crossover junction endodeoxyribonuclease RuvC, which yields MTDYRKIIGIDPGLASTGIGIVKGNKDKIVSYGFGCIETSSKLSQQLRLYKIYKEISDILEKEKPSIIIIEDVFSLPRFPKSGIILGKVCGVVSLASSIHGLGVLEIQVRLAKQILTGSGSCSKEQLEKAVRQRLEHFEKIKPYHASDALALAIIGLTRGN from the coding sequence ATGACAGATTACCGCAAAATTATCGGTATTGATCCCGGCCTTGCATCTACTGGAATTGGAATTGTTAAAGGAAACAAAGACAAAATTGTTTCTTATGGATTCGGGTGCATTGAAACTTCAAGTAAATTGTCCCAACAGCTCAGACTTTATAAAATTTATAAAGAAATTTCTGACATTTTAGAAAAAGAAAAACCATCAATTATAATAATTGAAGATGTGTTTTCCCTTCCCCGGTTTCCTAAATCCGGAATAATTCTTGGCAAGGTCTGTGGAGTTGTTAGTCTTGCATCCTCAATCCATGGTCTTGGTGTTTTGGAAATTCAGGTAAGACTGGCCAAACAAATATTAACAGGAAGTGGCAGCTGTTCAAAGGAGCAGCTTGAAAAGGCAGTAAGACAAAGACTTGAGCATTTTGAAAAAATAAAGCCCTATCATGCATCAGATGCACTTGCGCTTGCAATTATAGGGCTTACGAGAGGAAATTGA
- the ybgF gene encoding tol-pal system protein YbgF, translating into MKKIVFVILFTVFFSGCVTDQQFEGLSKKVNLIEEEQQSFGSNLSSVTDFLDDFEKKNQDLEKNLRSGYANLIAEKTELKNKVSELNGEIEKIFYRLDLFLSKLETIEKRFFALEQRVSSVENYLDFDKNNNKEVWKSSNENLADDDKQVDSDLFVLEKASEEEIYEQGKKEFDLQNYNKAKILFIYHEKNFPKSSMADNSLFWLGEIYYKKADYKRAIIEYQNVIEKYPSGNKVPSAYLKQGLAFYKIDSKDNAKIVFEKLILKFPLSNEAHIAKKKLKSF; encoded by the coding sequence ATGAAAAAAATAGTCTTTGTTATTTTATTTACTGTCTTTTTCAGCGGCTGTGTAACAGATCAGCAGTTTGAAGGTTTGTCCAAAAAAGTAAATCTCATTGAAGAAGAGCAACAAAGTTTTGGTTCAAATCTCAGTTCTGTAACTGATTTTTTAGATGACTTTGAAAAGAAAAACCAAGACCTTGAAAAAAACTTAAGAAGCGGGTATGCAAATTTAATCGCAGAAAAAACCGAGTTGAAAAATAAAGTTTCTGAACTTAATGGAGAAATTGAAAAGATTTTTTACAGGTTAGATTTGTTTTTATCCAAGCTGGAAACCATTGAAAAAAGATTTTTTGCCCTTGAGCAAAGGGTTTCCTCGGTGGAAAACTACCTGGATTTTGATAAAAACAATAACAAGGAAGTTTGGAAGAGCAGCAATGAAAATCTGGCAGATGACGATAAACAAGTTGATTCAGACTTGTTTGTGCTTGAAAAAGCAAGTGAAGAAGAAATTTATGAACAAGGGAAAAAAGAGTTTGATTTACAAAATTACAATAAGGCCAAAATTCTTTTCATCTATCATGAGAAAAACTTCCCAAAATCATCAATGGCAGACAATTCATTGTTTTGGCTTGGAGAAATTTACTATAAAAAAGCTGATTATAAAAGAGCAATTATTGAATATCAAAATGTCATAGAAAAATATCCTTCAGGGAATAAGGTTCCTTCAGCATATTTAAAACAGGGCCTTGCTTTTTATAAAATTGACAGCAAAGATAATGCTAAAATAGTTTTTGAAAAACTTATCTTAAAATTTCCCCTTAGCAATGAAGCTCATATAGCAAAGAAAAAACTTAAAAGTTTTTAA
- the pal gene encoding peptidoglycan-associated lipoprotein Pal: MNKYFSRLTVFILICFFGLGLGCASKQVDIDEGMSQEQQISEEDKQKAEEEKKAKEERLKAEELKRQQKLEQQKKEEKQKKEALRKFSDVNVYFGFDSSEITSKARAILEEKAAWLLENKDVKIILEGHCDERGTTQYNLALGERRAESVKTYLVALGVDGSRISTISYGEERPAVQGSGEDVWSKNRRAEFVIESGI, translated from the coding sequence ATGAATAAATATTTTTCAAGATTAACTGTTTTTATATTGATTTGTTTTTTTGGGTTAGGTTTGGGATGTGCATCAAAACAAGTTGATATTGATGAAGGAATGAGTCAGGAACAGCAGATTTCAGAGGAAGACAAGCAAAAAGCTGAAGAAGAGAAAAAAGCTAAAGAAGAAAGATTAAAAGCTGAAGAACTTAAGCGTCAGCAAAAGCTTGAGCAGCAGAAAAAAGAAGAAAAACAGAAAAAAGAGGCTTTGAGGAAATTTAGCGATGTAAACGTTTATTTTGGTTTTGACAGCTCAGAAATTACTAGCAAAGCAAGAGCTATACTTGAAGAAAAAGCAGCATGGCTTTTAGAAAATAAAGATGTCAAAATAATTTTGGAAGGGCATTGTGATGAAAGAGGAACTACTCAGTATAACCTTGCTCTTGGAGAAAGAAGGGCTGAAAGTGTTAAGACTTATTTAGTTGCTCTTGGAGTAGATGGCTCAAGAATTTCAACTATTTCATATGGAGAAGAAAGACCAGCTGTTCAAGGTTCAGGTGAAGATGTATGGTCAAAAAACAGAAGAGCTGAGTTTGTAATTGAGTCTGGAATCTAA
- a CDS encoding Tol-Pal system beta propeller repeat protein TolB, producing the protein MNIRRLICFVFLLVSLPLSGFSDEYRSLKFIDINNPFTNKIPIAVPEFVALEENEKINEILDKGSNYLGYLLNFTSYFRVSDSSVKIKEIVGTKIDFSGWKNKGYELLVSSGVFYDKNTGFLEMEIRLFDVFKQELLVGKRYTGKADDYKKMLKRFASEVMEKLFKNTGLFESQIAFVSNKTGNKELYICDFDGTNIKEITNNKSINISPSWSYDNSYLAYTSYKRDIPEIFIKSLKGKKNYIVSKGRLSITPSWIPGKFSLAAVFSIDGDPDIYIISPSGEILSTAVKGYGIDVSPAFSPDGNKMAFVSGRGGSPQIYIKSFLDNSVKRLTFEGNYNTSPSWSPTGEYLAFVGMTKEDGINIYTIRPDGSGLKMITSHSGDNEDPSWSPDGSLIVFSSSRNKGKKLFVMTRSGEDQRQLISNMAGNQSEPAWSH; encoded by the coding sequence ATGAATATTAGGCGTTTGATTTGTTTTGTTTTTTTGTTGGTATCTTTACCTTTATCCGGCTTTTCAGACGAATACAGGAGTTTGAAATTTATTGATATAAACAATCCTTTTACCAATAAAATTCCCATAGCTGTACCTGAATTTGTTGCTTTGGAAGAAAATGAAAAAATCAATGAAATTTTAGATAAGGGAAGTAATTATCTTGGTTATTTATTGAATTTTACTTCCTATTTCAGGGTTTCAGACTCAAGTGTTAAAATCAAAGAAATTGTAGGGACAAAAATTGATTTTTCGGGCTGGAAAAATAAGGGCTATGAACTTTTGGTAAGTTCAGGGGTTTTTTATGATAAAAATACTGGATTCCTTGAAATGGAAATCAGGCTTTTTGATGTCTTCAAACAAGAGCTTCTAGTAGGTAAACGTTATACTGGCAAGGCAGATGACTACAAAAAAATGCTTAAAAGGTTTGCTTCAGAGGTGATGGAAAAGCTGTTTAAAAACACAGGTTTGTTTGAAAGCCAGATTGCCTTTGTATCTAATAAAACAGGGAATAAAGAATTGTATATCTGTGATTTTGACGGTACAAATATAAAAGAAATTACCAATAATAAAAGTATAAACATATCTCCTTCCTGGTCCTATGATAATAGTTATCTGGCTTATACAAGTTACAAGCGCGATATTCCTGAGATTTTTATTAAATCTCTTAAAGGGAAAAAAAATTATATAGTCTCCAAAGGAAGACTTAGTATTACACCTAGCTGGATTCCCGGGAAGTTTAGTCTTGCAGCAGTTTTTAGCATTGACGGAGATCCTGATATCTATATAATATCTCCAAGTGGGGAAATTTTAAGTACGGCAGTTAAAGGCTACGGTATTGACGTATCTCCAGCATTTTCACCAGACGGAAATAAAATGGCCTTTGTTTCGGGAAGGGGTGGTAGTCCTCAGATATACATTAAAAGTTTTTTGGACAATAGTGTAAAACGGCTTACTTTTGAGGGCAATTACAATACTTCACCTTCCTGGTCTCCAACTGGAGAATATTTGGCTTTTGTAGGAATGACCAAAGAAGATGGGATAAATATTTATACAATAAGGCCTGATGGTTCAGGGCTTAAAATGATTACATCTCACTCTGGAGATAATGAAGATCCTTCTTGGTCACCGGACGGCTCTTTGATAGTTTTTTCAAGTAGTCGCAACAAAGGAAAGAAATTGTTTGTAATGACCCGATCTGGTGAAGATCAAAGACAACTTATTAGTAATATGGCCGGAAATCAAAGTGAGCCGGCCTGGTCACATTGA